A DNA window from Branchiostoma lanceolatum isolate klBraLanc5 chromosome 17, klBraLanc5.hap2, whole genome shotgun sequence contains the following coding sequences:
- the LOC136423338 gene encoding UDP-glucuronosyltransferase 2B4-like, translating to MTYGSSWMGVAKIAEALASRGHVVTVVAPASHKSDLMRKWPTLQYETFGDPDKPPLMKEVYKTMVPKLAFSSSGALDLMTLWSTGTSALLDLNEETLSDKQLLTKLKNSHYDVVLTYAVTFCGPLVAQYLDLPLVCTMRSLPGGNDIRATGVPNPLAYVPTMSSGLSDHMTFLQRVKNVLVYFTFSAIGQLILDKKIDDLANRTIGDNFTISAALARTDVWLYQSDLMFDFPKPMMPNMVSIAGHMAEDVKPLSEEMEKFVQSSGDDGVVLVTFGSLIADMPAEKADMLAAAFARLPQKVVWRYAGTPPPSLGSNTKTMEWVPQNDLLAHPKTKAFVSHCGYNGVAEAMYHGVPLVGMPLMNDAHDNIARVVARGMAVSLDIHTVTSEEVYQAITTVILDPRYKKKADQVSTHLRDQPQSPMERAVWWTEHVIKHGGLPHLRSRAIELPFYQYYLLDVIALIIEG from the exons ATGACATACGGCAGCTCCTGGATGGGCGTGGCGAAGATTGCCGAAGCCTTGGCCTCCCGAGGACACGTCGTCACTGTGGTGGCTCCTGCTAGTCACAAGAGCGACCTCATGCGGAAATGGCCGACCTTGCAGTACGAAACATTCGGAGATCCTGACAAACCACCGTTGATGAAGGAAGTCTATAAAACTATGGTTCCAAAGTTG GCATTTTCTTCATCTGGAGCGTTAGACCTCATGACTCTTTGGAGTACCGGGACTTCTGCTCTGCTGGACCTTAATGAAGAGACGTTGAGTGACAAGCAACTTCTGACGAAACTGAAGAACAGCCACTATGACGTAGTCCTGACGTATGCTGTTACCTTTTGTGGGCCCCTCGTGGCGCAGTACTTGGACCTGCCGCTAGTCTGCACAATGAGGTCTCTGCCTGGGGGCAATg ACATCCGTGCCACCGGTGTCCCTAATCCTCTTGCTTACGTGCCAACAATGTCATCGGGGTTGTCTGATCATATGACATTTCTACAGAGAGTGAAGAACGTGTTGGTTTACTTTACATTCTCTGCTATTGGGCAGCTGATCCTCGATAAAAAAATTGACGATCTTGCAAACAG AACTATTGGCGACAATTTCACCATATCTGCTGCCTTGGCAAGGACCGACGTGTGGCTCTACCAATCAGATCTCATGTTCGACTTCCCTAAACCCATGATGCCAAATATGGTCAGCATAGCAGGTCACATGGCCGAGGACGTAAAGCCGCTTAGTGAG GAAATGGAGAAGTTCGTGCAGAGTTCTGGAGATGACGGTGTCGTCCTAGTAACGTTCGGCTCCCTGATAGCGGATATGCCCGCAGAGAAAGCCGACATGCTGGCCGCTGCTTTCGCCCGTCTGCCGCAGAAGGTCGTGTGGCGCTACGCTGGGACGCCACCTCCAAGTCTGGGGTCCAACACCAAGACTATGGAGTGGGTGCCTCAAAACGACTTACTAG CTCATCCAAAGACAAAGGCGTTTGTATCACATTGTGGGTACAACGGAGTAGCAGAGGCCATGTACCACGGGGTGCCCCTGGTCGGCATGCCTCTGATGAATGATGCTCATGACAACATCGCCCGGGTGGTGGCCCGAGGGATGGCGGTGTCACTGGACATCCACACCGTGACGTCAGAGGAGGTTTACCAGGCTATTACTACCGTTATTTTGGATCCTCG GTACAAGAAGAAAGCGGACCAGGTCTCCACGCATCTTCGTGACCAACCACAGTCGCCCATGGAGCGGGCAGTATGGTGGACagaacacgtcatcaaacatggcggcctcccCCATCTCAGATCGAGGGCGATCGAACTTCCCTTCTACCAGTACTACTTGTTAGACGTTATTGCCCTGATT ATAGAGGggtga